In Chitinophaga nivalis, a single genomic region encodes these proteins:
- a CDS encoding mechanosensitive ion channel family protein has product MNDFLNHIFLDNPVQDYLILLGVLLFVFFVKRFISKGLATILFRLVKHWSPQIEEKDFIALLLRPLEYFLLLVTFMLTIDRFTFPQVLNVHVYNKITLQNVTDTLLSLAFSMSIIWILLRLIDFIALVLEKKADLTEDKTDNQFIVFFRDFFKAIIFIMGAIAFIRILFGPGLVEKIVAGLGIGAAALALAAKESIENLIGSFIIFFDKPFRVGDSVKVDSFQGTVEKIGLRSTRIRTLEKTFVTVPNKKMVDSILDNLSLRTQQRVALKLELGSEAPAESLLNLLKDTRMLLKENPNVLAGFTVNLNDFTRDTYSIQIIFNTYIIDGNQYAALRETVTLGIIRLLGEHGLKLPNNTTIVNISGRPELS; this is encoded by the coding sequence ATGAATGATTTTTTAAACCACATCTTTTTAGATAACCCGGTACAGGACTACCTGATCCTGCTAGGCGTTTTACTATTTGTCTTTTTTGTAAAAAGATTTATTTCCAAGGGACTGGCCACTATTTTATTCCGGCTCGTCAAACACTGGTCTCCTCAGATAGAGGAAAAGGATTTCATTGCGCTGCTGTTGCGGCCCCTGGAATACTTTCTGCTGCTGGTGACCTTCATGCTCACCATTGACCGGTTTACCTTCCCGCAGGTGTTGAATGTACATGTGTACAACAAAATCACCCTGCAAAACGTCACCGATACGTTGCTCAGCCTTGCGTTCAGCATGAGCATTATCTGGATCCTGTTACGGCTGATTGATTTCATTGCCCTCGTACTGGAAAAGAAAGCAGATCTCACGGAGGATAAAACCGATAACCAGTTTATTGTTTTCTTCCGGGACTTCTTTAAGGCTATTATTTTTATCATGGGGGCCATTGCCTTTATCCGGATACTGTTTGGTCCGGGGCTGGTAGAAAAGATCGTTGCGGGGCTTGGTATTGGTGCGGCAGCACTCGCCCTCGCTGCCAAGGAGAGCATTGAAAACCTGATCGGGTCATTTATTATCTTCTTCGACAAACCGTTTCGTGTAGGCGACAGCGTTAAAGTGGATTCTTTTCAGGGAACCGTGGAAAAGATCGGTCTGCGCAGCACCCGTATCCGTACACTGGAAAAAACCTTCGTAACGGTGCCCAATAAAAAAATGGTCGACAGTATTCTGGATAACCTGTCGCTCCGCACCCAGCAACGGGTAGCCTTAAAGCTCGAACTGGGCAGCGAAGCCCCTGCAGAAAGCTTACTGAACCTGTTAAAGGACACCCGTATGCTGCTGAAAGAAAATCCGAATGTACTCGCCGGCTTCACAGTGAACCTGAACGATTTTACCCGGGACACTTATAGCATACAGATTATTTTCAATACGTATATCATCGATGGGAACCAATATGCAGCCCTGCGCGAAACCGTCACACTGGGCATTATCCGCCTGCTGGGCGAGCATGGCCTGAAACTGCCTAATAATACCACGATCGTTAATATTTCCGGCCGGCCGGAGCTATCATAG
- a CDS encoding OmpA family protein, with the protein MFKLIMMKKINVLVAVVLSVTMLFSCKTWQSMDNTKKGAAIGVTGGAAAGAIIGKAAGNTALGAIIGAALGGAGGALIGKKMDKQAQEIKNEVPNATVERVGEGINVTFDAGVLFGFDKSDLSAVAKENIRQLAAVLNKYPDTYVRVEGHTDDKGTDAYNMGLSERRTNSVVAYLKSQGVAGNRIQGFWYGKSQPKVPNDSDANRATNRRCEFSIFANDKMKTDAKKEAGQY; encoded by the coding sequence ATGTTTAAACTTATTATGATGAAAAAAATCAATGTTCTGGTAGCCGTGGTCTTATCTGTAACCATGTTGTTCAGCTGTAAAACCTGGCAGAGCATGGACAATACTAAGAAAGGAGCTGCCATTGGCGTAACTGGTGGAGCTGCTGCAGGTGCTATTATTGGTAAAGCTGCCGGTAATACTGCATTAGGTGCTATCATTGGTGCTGCTTTAGGTGGTGCAGGTGGTGCTTTGATTGGTAAGAAAATGGATAAGCAGGCACAGGAAATTAAAAATGAAGTGCCTAATGCTACCGTTGAACGTGTAGGAGAAGGTATCAACGTAACTTTTGATGCGGGTGTATTATTTGGATTTGATAAATCAGATCTGTCTGCGGTAGCGAAGGAAAACATCCGTCAGCTGGCTGCAGTACTGAACAAGTATCCTGATACTTATGTACGTGTGGAAGGTCATACCGATGATAAAGGTACAGACGCCTACAACATGGGTTTATCTGAAAGAAGAACCAACAGTGTAGTAGCTTATCTGAAATCTCAGGGTGTGGCGGGTAATCGTATCCAGGGCTTCTGGTATGGTAAATCCCAGCCTAAAGTACCGAACGATTCAGACGCTAACCGGGCTACTAACCGTCGTTGCGAGTTCTCTATCTTTGCCAATGACAAGATGAAAACTGACGCGAAGAAAGAAGCGGGTCAGTACTAA
- the alaS gene encoding alanine--tRNA ligase, with the protein MTASEIRQQFLDFFASKGHQIVPSAPIVIKNDPTLMFTNAGMNQFKDYFLGNKVPAHTRVVDTQKCLRVSGKHNDLEEVGIDTYHHTMFEMLGNWSFGDYFKKEAIAWSWELLTEIYKIPKDLLYVTVFEGDAGDNLPKDEEAYNFWKEHIAEDRILLGNKKDNFWEMGDTGPCGPCSEIHVDCRPEAERKAVDGKSLVNADHPQVIEIWNNVFMQFNRLKDRSLEPLPAKHVDTGMGLERLVRVMQGKTSNYDTDLFMGTIHSTESLTGKKYTGTDEKKDVAFRVIADHIRAISFTIADGQLPSNTGAGYVIRRILRRAVRYYFSFLDQKKPLLHELVPVLAAQFSHVFPELQQQVDFVKKVVFEEENNFLRTLESGIRRIEDFIQHAATKTVDGQTAFELYDTYGFPYDLTSLIAAENSFAVDQKGFDEAMQQQKDRSRAATELDMGDWVVLDENAGSTFIGYEQLEGTTKLLKYRTVKAKGKEQYQLVLGQTPFYAESGGQVGDTGTLHFGDEIIHITDTKKENNLTIHFADKLPAQPTATVKAAVAKEKRRDTTRHHSATHLLHAALRQVLGTHVAQKGSLVNADNLRFDFSHFAKVTDEELAQIETIINTKIRENIPVVIKELPKEEAMQLGAMALFGEKYGDVVRVVIMDPAYSVELCGGTHIGATGELGQFKFVSEGAVAAGVRRVEAVTGAQAEAYINEQLQQLKDIKAALKNPKEPVKTVETLLQDKSSLEKQVEALELEKIKQLAATLRDQAEVINGVNFLGQVVNVSNAEGLKQLSFLLKNDIPDHVLLFVANIGGKASVALTIDEKLVAAKGWEAPKVIKEHIAPLIKGGGGGQKTFATAGGQNTDKLDQVIPAVKNILQ; encoded by the coding sequence ATGACAGCATCTGAAATAAGACAGCAATTCCTGGACTTTTTTGCGTCAAAAGGGCACCAGATCGTGCCATCTGCACCTATCGTCATCAAAAACGACCCTACTTTGATGTTCACCAACGCGGGGATGAACCAGTTTAAGGATTACTTCCTGGGCAACAAAGTACCGGCGCACACCCGGGTAGTAGATACGCAGAAGTGCCTCCGCGTAAGTGGCAAGCACAATGACCTGGAAGAAGTAGGTATTGATACTTACCACCACACCATGTTTGAAATGCTCGGCAACTGGAGCTTTGGCGACTACTTCAAAAAAGAAGCCATCGCCTGGAGCTGGGAGCTGCTCACCGAGATATACAAAATCCCGAAAGACCTGCTCTACGTAACCGTATTTGAAGGCGACGCCGGAGACAACTTGCCCAAAGACGAAGAAGCCTACAACTTCTGGAAAGAACATATTGCGGAAGATCGTATTCTGTTAGGGAATAAAAAAGATAATTTCTGGGAGATGGGAGATACCGGCCCATGCGGTCCCTGCTCTGAAATACACGTAGACTGTCGCCCCGAAGCGGAAAGAAAAGCCGTAGACGGGAAAAGCCTCGTCAACGCAGACCATCCCCAGGTGATTGAAATCTGGAACAACGTATTCATGCAGTTCAACCGGCTGAAAGACCGCTCCCTGGAGCCATTGCCGGCCAAACACGTGGATACCGGTATGGGACTGGAACGCCTGGTACGCGTCATGCAGGGTAAAACCTCCAACTACGATACCGATCTTTTTATGGGTACCATTCACAGTACCGAATCCCTGACCGGTAAGAAATATACCGGCACAGACGAGAAAAAAGATGTAGCCTTCCGCGTTATTGCAGATCATATCCGCGCCATCTCCTTCACCATTGCCGACGGCCAGCTGCCGTCCAATACCGGCGCCGGCTACGTCATCCGCCGCATCCTCCGGAGAGCTGTACGTTATTACTTCTCTTTCCTGGATCAGAAAAAACCATTGCTGCACGAACTTGTGCCTGTCCTGGCTGCCCAGTTCTCACACGTATTCCCTGAACTGCAGCAACAGGTGGACTTTGTGAAGAAAGTAGTATTCGAAGAAGAAAACAACTTCCTCCGCACCCTGGAAAGTGGTATCCGCCGGATCGAAGACTTTATACAACATGCTGCTACCAAAACCGTAGACGGGCAAACAGCCTTTGAACTGTACGACACCTACGGATTTCCTTATGACCTCACCAGCCTGATTGCAGCAGAAAATAGTTTTGCTGTAGACCAAAAAGGGTTCGATGAGGCCATGCAACAACAGAAAGACCGTTCCCGTGCAGCCACCGAGCTGGATATGGGCGACTGGGTAGTACTGGATGAAAATGCCGGTTCTACTTTCATCGGTTACGAACAACTGGAAGGCACCACCAAACTCCTGAAATACCGTACGGTAAAAGCAAAAGGTAAAGAACAATACCAACTGGTACTGGGTCAGACGCCTTTTTATGCGGAAAGCGGCGGACAGGTAGGCGATACCGGTACCCTTCACTTCGGGGATGAAATCATCCACATAACCGATACCAAAAAGGAAAACAACCTGACCATTCACTTTGCAGATAAATTACCGGCGCAACCAACTGCCACTGTAAAAGCTGCCGTAGCCAAAGAGAAAAGACGCGATACCACCCGTCACCACTCTGCTACCCATCTGTTACATGCCGCCCTGCGCCAGGTTTTAGGCACACACGTAGCCCAGAAAGGCTCGCTTGTGAATGCCGATAACCTGCGTTTCGACTTCTCCCACTTCGCTAAAGTAACAGACGAAGAGCTGGCACAGATCGAAACCATCATCAATACCAAGATCCGGGAAAACATTCCGGTGGTGATCAAGGAATTGCCTAAGGAAGAAGCGATGCAACTGGGTGCGATGGCCTTGTTTGGCGAAAAATATGGTGATGTGGTAAGGGTAGTCATCATGGACCCGGCCTACAGCGTGGAGCTGTGCGGCGGTACCCACATCGGCGCTACCGGCGAACTGGGTCAGTTTAAATTTGTATCTGAAGGAGCTGTGGCTGCCGGCGTACGTCGCGTGGAAGCCGTTACCGGCGCACAGGCAGAAGCTTATATCAACGAACAGCTGCAACAACTGAAAGATATCAAAGCGGCCCTGAAAAATCCGAAAGAGCCGGTGAAAACAGTGGAAACACTGCTGCAGGATAAATCTTCCCTGGAAAAACAGGTGGAAGCCCTCGAACTGGAGAAGATCAAACAACTGGCAGCCACCCTGCGTGATCAGGCTGAAGTTATCAATGGTGTTAACTTCCTGGGCCAGGTGGTAAACGTGAGCAATGCAGAAGGCCTGAAACAATTGTCTTTCCTGCTGAAAAATGATATTCCGGACCATGTATTGCTGTTTGTAGCCAACATCGGCGGTAAAGCCAGCGTGGCCCTTACCATCGATGAGAAGCTGGTAGCTGCCAAAGGCTGGGAAGCTCCTAAAGTGATCAAGGAACACATTGCTCCGCTGATCAAAGGTGGTGGCGGTGGCCAGAAAACCTTTGCCACAGCTGGCGGACAGAATACCGACAAGCTGGATCAGGTGATTCCGGCCGTAAAAAATATCCTGCAATAA
- the prfA gene encoding peptide chain release factor 1, with the protein MIDKLEAIKGRFEQVSLALTNPAVVSDNKKFGQLSKEYRQLEKIVKAYDAYRALLDNIAFNKEVLDSGDEEMRELAKAETEELQEQKTAQEETIRNLLIPKDPQDEKNAILEIRAGTGGDEASLFAGDLFRMYLRYCELKGWTTSLLSENPGSAGGYKEIVMEVNGDDVYGTLKFESGVHRVQRVPATEASGRVHTSAATVAVLPEAEEVDVDVREADIKMDTFRSSGAGGQHVNKTESAVRLTHIPTGVVVECQEGRSQHSNREIAMKMLRTRIYEAAVRKHEDAIASKRKSLVSTGDRSAKIRTYNYPQGRVTDHRIGMTVYNMDAFMNGEIKDMIDALQFAENAEKLKQGS; encoded by the coding sequence ATGATAGACAAACTGGAAGCTATAAAAGGTCGTTTCGAACAGGTATCGCTGGCCCTTACCAATCCGGCCGTGGTGAGTGACAATAAAAAATTTGGTCAGCTCAGCAAGGAATACCGTCAGTTGGAAAAGATCGTAAAGGCGTATGACGCCTATCGCGCATTGCTGGACAATATTGCTTTTAATAAAGAAGTACTGGACAGTGGTGATGAAGAAATGCGTGAACTGGCCAAGGCGGAAACAGAAGAACTGCAGGAGCAGAAAACCGCCCAGGAAGAAACGATCCGTAACCTGCTGATACCAAAAGATCCGCAGGATGAGAAAAATGCGATTCTGGAAATCCGGGCCGGTACCGGTGGTGATGAAGCCAGCCTGTTTGCGGGTGACCTGTTCCGCATGTACCTGCGTTACTGCGAGCTGAAAGGCTGGACTACCAGTTTGTTGAGTGAAAACCCCGGTTCTGCTGGTGGTTACAAGGAAATTGTGATGGAAGTAAATGGCGACGATGTATACGGTACCCTGAAATTTGAGTCAGGCGTACACCGGGTACAACGTGTGCCGGCTACCGAGGCCTCCGGCAGGGTACATACCTCCGCCGCTACGGTGGCCGTATTACCGGAAGCCGAAGAAGTAGACGTGGATGTACGTGAGGCGGATATCAAAATGGATACTTTCCGGTCGTCTGGTGCAGGTGGTCAGCACGTAAACAAAACCGAATCAGCTGTCCGGCTGACACACATTCCTACCGGTGTGGTAGTAGAGTGTCAGGAAGGACGTAGCCAGCACTCCAACCGGGAAATAGCGATGAAGATGTTACGTACCCGTATCTACGAAGCAGCGGTACGTAAGCATGAAGACGCGATTGCTTCCAAACGTAAAAGTCTGGTATCTACCGGTGACCGTTCTGCGAAGATCCGTACCTACAACTACCCACAGGGGCGTGTAACCGATCACCGCATAGGCATGACCGTATATAATATGGATGCCTTTATGAACGGTGAAATAAAAGATATGATAGATGCCCTGCAGTTTGCCGAAAACGCAGAAAAGCTGAAGCAGGGAAGCTAA
- a CDS encoding VanZ family protein → MLRTWKFYIPAILWTIVILVLCTMPGNDIPTNSFFQKIHFDKIVHFGLFGGIVLFFSLAIYWQKKHIKGITLFFFVLMAAIYGLAIEFIQKYWAINRSFDIIDVVADTLGAIAGVWVFKLVVRLFFRKKEQ, encoded by the coding sequence ATGCTAAGAACCTGGAAGTTTTATATTCCGGCCATACTTTGGACGATTGTCATTCTTGTTTTATGTACCATGCCCGGCAACGATATTCCTACCAACTCTTTTTTTCAAAAAATTCATTTTGATAAAATTGTGCACTTTGGTTTGTTTGGTGGTATTGTGCTGTTTTTCAGCCTCGCCATTTACTGGCAGAAAAAACATATCAAGGGGATTACTTTATTTTTCTTTGTACTGATGGCAGCCATCTACGGCCTGGCCATTGAGTTTATCCAGAAATACTGGGCCATCAACCGCAGCTTTGATATCATAGATGTAGTAGCCGATACGCTTGGCGCCATCGCAGGGGTATGGGTATTCAAACTGGTAGTGCGGTTATTCTTCCGCAAAAAAGAGCAATAA
- a CDS encoding peptidoglycan DD-metalloendopeptidase family protein: protein MKKVKYFYNTQTLKYEKLVVSLRVKILRILGFVSAAIVTGAIFLSVAYRVLDSPKEKSLRRDLEGMKEKYDALQGRMKEMKGKLTELEDRDNEIYRVIFEASPIPDSTRLGKINREEEAAQLQSFASSEIIASTSVLLKELTNRIGAQEKSYEEIDKMVKNKQEMLASIPAIQPVANKDLKHIASGFGYRIDPIYKTMKYHAGLDFAAPSGTPIYATGDGTVEEASLSDVGYGNHVIIRHGYGYKTLYGHMLRMKVRAGQAVKRGEVLGWVGSTGKSTGPHCHYEVIKNGDKVDPVYFFFNDLTPEQFDRMLKMARSGNQSFD, encoded by the coding sequence ATGAAGAAGGTTAAGTATTTTTACAACACCCAAACATTAAAATATGAAAAGCTCGTAGTATCGCTGCGGGTAAAGATCCTGAGGATTCTGGGATTTGTTTCGGCGGCTATTGTTACCGGCGCTATCTTCCTGTCTGTAGCCTACCGGGTGCTGGATTCCCCCAAAGAAAAATCGCTGCGGCGTGATCTGGAAGGGATGAAAGAAAAATACGATGCCTTGCAGGGCCGTATGAAAGAAATGAAAGGAAAACTAACAGAGCTGGAAGACCGCGATAATGAAATTTACCGGGTTATCTTCGAGGCCTCTCCTATTCCGGACAGTACCCGCCTGGGTAAAATCAACCGGGAAGAAGAAGCTGCTCAGCTGCAATCCTTTGCCAGCAGTGAAATCATCGCCTCCACTTCTGTATTGCTGAAAGAACTGACCAACCGTATCGGCGCTCAGGAGAAATCCTATGAGGAGATTGATAAAATGGTGAAAAATAAACAGGAGATGCTGGCCTCTATTCCGGCTATTCAGCCTGTAGCCAATAAAGACCTGAAACATATTGCCTCCGGTTTCGGATACCGTATAGACCCCATTTATAAAACCATGAAATACCACGCGGGGCTTGACTTTGCAGCACCCAGCGGTACGCCTATCTATGCCACCGGCGATGGTACGGTGGAAGAAGCCAGCTTAAGCGACGTGGGATATGGTAATCACGTGATCATCAGACATGGCTATGGCTACAAAACCCTTTATGGGCACATGTTGCGCATGAAAGTAAGAGCCGGCCAGGCGGTAAAACGCGGCGAAGTACTGGGTTGGGTAGGTAGTACCGGTAAATCCACCGGTCCTCACTGCCACTATGAAGTGATTAAAAACGGCGATAAGGTAGATCCGGTTTACTTCTTCTTCAATGATCTTACACCGGAACAATTTGACCGTATGCTTAAAATGGCCCGGTCCGGTAACCAGTCATTTGACTAA
- the gcvH gene encoding glycine cleavage system protein GcvH has product MNFPSNLRYTKDHEWVLLEGNTATIGITEFAQRELGDIVFVDIPTVGKTLGAEEVFGTVEAVKTVSDLFLPVAGTIAEVNPELDGSPELVNQEPYGEGWMVKITVSNPADVEALLDAAAYQALVGE; this is encoded by the coding sequence ATGAATTTTCCGTCAAATCTGCGTTACACCAAAGATCACGAGTGGGTTTTATTAGAAGGTAACACAGCTACCATCGGTATTACTGAATTTGCACAACGCGAATTAGGCGATATAGTTTTCGTTGATATTCCTACTGTAGGTAAAACCCTGGGAGCAGAAGAAGTATTCGGTACCGTAGAAGCTGTAAAAACAGTATCTGACCTGTTCCTGCCTGTTGCTGGTACTATTGCTGAAGTAAATCCGGAACTGGATGGTTCTCCGGAGTTGGTAAACCAGGAGCCATATGGCGAAGGCTGGATGGTTAAAATAACCGTTTCCAACCCTGCTGACGTGGAAGCCCTGCTGGATGCAGCTGCATACCAGGCACTGGTTGGCGAATAA
- a CDS encoding amidohydrolase family protein produces MKQIKLKGKDIFDGQQLLGPDKVLLLDENGVVAGIVAEAAAGDNVTELDGILCPGFVNTHCHLELSHMKGVIPEKTGLPAFLTGVMQSRNNAVQDVSDLIARAEQEMWQAGIAAVGDICNTTATLPQKQLGRLYYHSFVESMGFVPAGADSRYTHSLVTLEAFRTINGPFHQCSIVPHAPYSVSQPLFTQLAATPHNTPVCIHNQECAAENELYQQKTGDFLTFYQNFGIDISDFRPTGSNSLEAYLPYFSQQKILLVHNTYTTLTDIRLAQQQPVETWWCLCPQANLYIENRLPDIPLLREQQCRITLGTDSLASNHQLSIWEEIKTIRTHFPDIPLAEILQWATSNGAQALGISNRYGSFQTGSQPGVVLINKDSKRIL; encoded by the coding sequence TTGAAACAGATCAAATTAAAAGGAAAAGATATATTTGACGGGCAGCAGCTGTTGGGTCCGGACAAAGTACTCCTGTTGGACGAAAACGGTGTAGTAGCGGGCATTGTAGCCGAAGCGGCCGCCGGAGATAACGTGACGGAACTGGATGGAATCCTCTGTCCGGGATTTGTCAATACCCACTGTCACCTGGAATTATCTCATATGAAAGGGGTTATTCCGGAAAAAACCGGCTTACCGGCTTTCCTGACAGGTGTCATGCAATCGCGCAACAACGCTGTTCAGGACGTATCCGACCTCATAGCCCGGGCCGAACAGGAGATGTGGCAGGCCGGTATTGCAGCAGTAGGAGATATCTGTAATACCACGGCCACTTTACCGCAAAAGCAGCTGGGACGGCTCTATTACCATTCTTTTGTAGAGTCCATGGGGTTTGTACCTGCCGGCGCCGACAGCCGCTACACCCACAGCCTGGTTACGCTGGAGGCTTTCCGCACCATCAACGGACCTTTCCATCAGTGTTCGATTGTGCCACACGCGCCTTATTCCGTGAGTCAGCCCCTGTTCACCCAGCTGGCCGCCACCCCGCACAATACCCCTGTTTGCATCCACAACCAGGAATGTGCGGCAGAAAATGAACTGTATCAGCAGAAGACAGGCGACTTCCTGACGTTTTATCAAAACTTCGGCATCGACATCAGCGACTTCCGGCCCACCGGTAGCAACAGCCTGGAAGCTTATCTGCCTTACTTCTCCCAGCAAAAAATATTACTGGTACATAATACCTACACCACCCTGACGGATATACGGCTTGCACAGCAGCAACCAGTGGAAACGTGGTGGTGCCTTTGTCCGCAGGCCAACTTATACATCGAAAACCGCCTGCCCGACATTCCGCTGCTCCGGGAGCAGCAATGCCGCATCACCCTGGGCACCGATAGCCTGGCCTCCAACCATCAGTTATCTATCTGGGAAGAAATAAAAACCATCCGGACTCATTTTCCGGATATACCTTTGGCGGAAATATTGCAGTGGGCCACTTCCAACGGGGCACAGGCACTGGGCATCAGTAACCGGTATGGCAGCTTCCAAACCGGTAGCCAGCCAGGTGTAGTACTGATTAATAAAGACAGCAAGCGAATTTTATAG
- a CDS encoding MerR family transcriptional regulator, producing the protein MQQLDLFSTPGTPPSPAKDVASVPAKAKAKAKKKVPAIIPLPGKKRGRKSLKELSEDPDLIMELDKLPLDKQYYSISEVAAMFKVNTSLIRYWENEFDILQPKKNRKGDRLFRQEDIHHLKLIYHLLRERKYTIEGAKQKLKEDHKLAARNFEMVQALLKVRGFLTELKDQL; encoded by the coding sequence ATGCAACAGCTAGACCTCTTTTCGACACCTGGAACGCCACCTTCTCCGGCAAAGGACGTGGCATCGGTGCCCGCTAAGGCAAAAGCAAAAGCAAAAAAAAAGGTACCTGCCATCATTCCGCTGCCTGGTAAAAAGCGGGGACGTAAATCATTGAAAGAATTATCGGAAGATCCGGACCTGATTATGGAGTTGGATAAATTACCACTGGATAAACAATATTATTCTATCAGTGAAGTGGCTGCCATGTTTAAGGTAAATACTTCGCTGATACGCTATTGGGAGAATGAATTTGATATACTGCAACCCAAAAAGAACCGCAAGGGCGACCGCCTGTTCCGCCAGGAAGACATTCATCACCTGAAACTGATCTATCATTTACTGCGCGAAAGGAAGTATACCATCGAAGGCGCCAAGCAGAAATTAAAAGAAGATCATAAACTCGCAGCCCGTAACTTTGAAATGGTACAGGCTTTGCTAAAAGTACGGGGATTTTTAACAGAACTGAAAGATCAATTATAA
- a CDS encoding PDZ domain-containing protein, which translates to MTKLLQTLTLAGFTCLLLGTDARAQTPSGDKSKLGEFDEIVIKHKSDKDGKVTVEIKAGDILIDGKNLNQFSHPDISVFRRRITPIDGNRLGFTDNMPEGGLELFNGNEDEIVTPNKAVLGVITEKKTATGVTVKTVAKGSPAEKAGLKTGDIITQIDNTLVNEPRELYETIGEYKPGDKVTVTYTRNKKLSKAAIKLEERKAGDNNGRLRVYPPGNSDRFFNLPVPPGGRPGFGDHWFSRPEKENELKLGLQVQDTEKNDGALVLDITTDSPAAKAGFQQQDVITELAEKPVKSAADVAELYRSYRDKGSITAKVIRNGQSQTLQIKISKKLNKIDL; encoded by the coding sequence ATGACTAAGTTGCTGCAAACCCTGACCTTAGCAGGTTTTACCTGTTTGCTACTGGGCACGGATGCCCGGGCCCAGACCCCTTCCGGTGATAAAAGTAAACTGGGAGAATTCGATGAAATCGTCATTAAACATAAAAGTGACAAGGATGGTAAGGTAACTGTGGAAATTAAGGCCGGCGATATCCTCATTGATGGTAAAAACCTGAATCAGTTCAGCCATCCCGACATCTCCGTATTCAGAAGGCGGATCACCCCTATTGACGGTAATCGTTTAGGGTTTACCGATAATATGCCCGAAGGTGGACTGGAGCTGTTTAATGGCAATGAAGATGAAATAGTAACACCTAATAAAGCAGTATTGGGCGTGATCACAGAAAAGAAAACCGCAACGGGCGTTACGGTGAAAACGGTGGCCAAGGGCAGTCCTGCAGAAAAAGCAGGCCTTAAAACGGGCGATATCATCACACAGATAGACAACACCCTTGTAAACGAACCACGGGAACTGTATGAAACAATCGGTGAATATAAACCTGGTGATAAAGTAACCGTCACCTATACACGTAATAAAAAACTATCCAAAGCGGCCATTAAACTGGAAGAAAGAAAAGCAGGTGATAACAATGGCAGACTACGGGTATATCCTCCCGGCAACAGCGACCGCTTCTTTAACCTGCCTGTTCCTCCCGGAGGCCGGCCAGGATTCGGCGATCACTGGTTTAGCCGGCCGGAAAAAGAAAACGAATTAAAACTGGGCCTGCAGGTTCAGGATACTGAAAAGAATGACGGCGCACTGGTACTCGACATTACGACGGATTCTCCTGCAGCAAAGGCCGGATTTCAGCAACAGGATGTGATCACAGAGCTGGCAGAAAAACCGGTTAAATCAGCCGCGGATGTAGCAGAACTGTATCGTTCCTACCGCGACAAAGGCAGTATAACGGCCAAGGTTATACGCAATGGGCAGTCACAAACCCTCCAGATCAAAATCTCTAAAAAACTGAATAAAATCGATCTCTAA
- a CDS encoding thioredoxin family protein, translated as MRLKTLLLGGGLLFSSFAWAQNGSNGKVLKGKIDMKTLMNDSNTTWFYKGVNNYQPNDNMLNYIKANRSGFNLVAVMGTWDETSQQVIPQLYKVMITAGSPEEQVILFGADQRLQTEAPTDYKIKKVPTIIVFKEGKEEGRIVGAPKESIEADLSRILLNSSKKEQEKH; from the coding sequence ATGCGATTGAAAACATTACTATTGGGCGGTGGCCTCCTGTTCTCCTCCTTCGCCTGGGCGCAAAATGGCAGCAATGGCAAAGTGCTGAAAGGCAAGATCGATATGAAAACACTGATGAATGATAGTAATACCACCTGGTTTTACAAAGGTGTAAACAACTATCAGCCCAATGACAATATGCTGAACTACATCAAGGCTAACCGCTCCGGATTTAATCTGGTGGCTGTTATGGGTACCTGGGATGAAACCAGCCAACAGGTAATTCCGCAGTTGTATAAAGTAATGATTACTGCCGGTAGTCCGGAAGAACAAGTGATCTTGTTTGGCGCCGATCAACGGTTACAAACAGAAGCACCTACCGATTATAAAATCAAGAAAGTACCTACCATCATTGTGTTTAAGGAAGGTAAAGAAGAAGGCCGCATCGTTGGGGCTCCTAAGGAGTCTATTGAAGCCGATCTGTCCCGCATTCTGCTGAACAGCTCCAAAAAAGAACAGGAAAAACACTAA